The following are encoded together in the Notolabrus celidotus isolate fNotCel1 chromosome 9, fNotCel1.pri, whole genome shotgun sequence genome:
- the ubox5 gene encoding LOW QUALITY PROTEIN: RING finger protein 37 (The sequence of the model RefSeq protein was modified relative to this genomic sequence to represent the inferred CDS: inserted 7 bases in 6 codons; deleted 2 bases in 2 codons) — translation MVLNLCLPHFHTSAHCNKLCADGYDVTNLVSADPAIRRRGFKLEYXLRPPVQVTLNFGFQVELCRVDVELWPWGMDRGQASKKLEISTSSDQLPSNNLSQGHRQGQQKEQKQVKDQKKRHVDKQQGHESASRKNCGHQWSLQAKQWGEKTLDEPQQRGHTSQFQIKTETSYPEPEFKLVGRCEVKEETHICFTRSNVRPRPPFLSSPPPQPSNCRQEELWSRGLLSLGAVTHFVSLCHMAVAASALGLKALTVWGQPARCCLAEEVERIXRVHEANERQFQRPVLFTPPVSQXKPPPLADTPPSNLSIPEEFLDPITQEIMMLPMLLPSGGLWTTAHWREHQKREATWGRAPNDPFTGVPFTSTSQPLPNPLLKSRIDLLLLQKGKVFRDRMLGRQGKGDVPQASRLLASTMDGQSQVSPCCDKSXLNSTGVNSSAGSRNSNGSKTGEETGSGHYQKIGMXPCLSTGSNSEFERRRKRDLITEESSEELTAEKQLLPQTKRPRNGAVSISSCSSHEQRLSASLDEALFSALQGRPSFTXNLSQPKQVASDFETQRTSLHSQTAGTTSMQQGDKTCSSCSCSVSVYSKSTSSIYRLTCGHLLCGTCVRRESQPLNSVTGSTSNHITCPSCRNPTPRSDIMRVHH, via the exons ATGGTCTTGAATCTCTGTCTGCCACACTTCCATACGTCAGCTCATTGCAACAAG CTGTGTGCAGATGGATATGATGTCACAAATCTTGTATCAGCTGACCCTGCCATACGGAGGCGAGGCTTCAAGCTCGAGT TCCTCCGTCCACCTGTACAA GTGACATTGAATTTTGGCTTCCAGGTGGAGCTTTGCAGGGTGGATGTGGAGCTTTGGCCCTGGGGTATGGACCGGGGACAGGCCAGCAAGAAACTGGAGATCAGCACCAGCTCTGATCAGCTACCATCCAATAATCTTAGCCAAGGCCACAGACAAGGTCAGCAAAAGGAACAAAAGCAGGTCAAGGACCAGAAAAAACGACATGTAGATAAACAGCAAGGGCATGAAAGTGCATCCCGGAAGAATTGTGGCCATCAGTGGAGTCTTCAGGCCAAACAGTGGGGTGAAAAAACTCTGGATGAGCCTCAACAGAGAGGCCATACGTCCCAGTTTcagataaaaactgaaacaagtTACCCTGAACCGGAGTTTAAACTGGTAGGTCGTTGCGAGGTAAAGGAagaaacacacatctgtttcacACGTTCAAATGTTCGTCCACGGCCCCCATTCCTCTCCTCGCCTCCCCCACAACCTTCAAATTGTCGCCAAGAGGAGCTGTGGAGTCGAGGTCTGCTCTCGCTGGGTGCTGTGACACACTTCGTGTCACTGTGCCATATGGCGGTTGCAGCGTCTGCTCTGGGACTCAAGGCTTTGACTGTGTGGGGACAACCTGCTCGATGCTGCCTTGCAGAAGAAGTAGAGAGGA AAAGAGTCCACGAGGCCAATGAGAGACAGTTTCAACGTCCTGTGTTGTTTACCCCTCCTGTCAGCC ACAAACCACCACCCCTAGCAGACACACCTCCTAG CAATCTTTCCATCCCAGAGGAATTCCTTGATCCCATAACCCAGGAGATAATGATGCTGCCCATGCTGCTACCCAGTGGTGGTCTGTGGACAACAGCACATTGGAGGGAGCACCAGAAGAGAGAAGCAACATGGGGTAGAGCCCCAAACGACCCCTTTACTGGCGTCCCATTTACCTCAACCTCCCAGCCTCTTCCAAATCCGCTACTGAAGAGCCGCATTGACCTCCTTCTCTTGCAGAAAGGGAAGGTGTTTAGAGACAGGATGCTGGGACGACAAGGGAAAGGAGATGTCCCTCAGGCCTCCAGACTTCTAGCCTCTACGATGGATGGACAATCTCAGGTCTCTCCGTGTTGTGATAAAT CATTGAACAGTACTGGTGTTAACTCGAGTGCAGGCAGCAGAAACTCAAATGGAAGCAAAACAGGGGAAGAGACTGGATCAGGACATTATCAGAAAATTGGAAT GCCATGTTTGAGCACGGGAAGTAATTCAGAGTttgaaagaagaaggaaacgAGATCTAATTACTGAAGAATCCAGTGAAGAGCTGACCGCTGAGAAGCAATTATTACCTCAAACAAAAAGACCAAGAAATGGTGCAGTTTCAA TCTCCAGCTGCAGCTCTCATGAGCAGCGACTGTCAGCCAGCCTGGATGAGGCCCTCTTCTCCGCCCTGCAGGGACGTCCCTCCTTCA ACAACCTGTCCCAGCCAAAACAGGTTGCATCTGACTTTGAGACACAGAGAACCTCACTGCACAGCCAGACTGCAGGCACTACCAGCATGCAACAAG GCGACAAGACTTGCTCCTCATGTTcctgttctgtctctgtttactCTAAATCCACATCATCCATCTACCGTCTAACCTGCGGTCACTTGCTCTGCGGGACCTGCGTACGGAGGGAA TCACAGCCACTTAACTCTGTTACTGGATCGACATCCAATCACATCACATGC CCCTCCTGCCGAAACCCTACCCCACGCAGTGACATAATGCGCGTTCATCACTGA
- the LOC117818571 gene encoding LOW QUALITY PROTEIN: vasotocin-neurophysin VT 1-like (The sequence of the model RefSeq protein was modified relative to this genomic sequence to represent the inferred CDS: deleted 1 base in 1 codon) — protein MVPSLRSSPNQLAVFKKDNAPCHTAKQVKQFLETENLEIMKWPAQSPDLNPTENLWKVLGDKVMAKKPTTVTKLWKRLEEEWTKITPEQCERLVMSIGRRLRDQPGHRSDIHNRSHLIQHQQRCPHSVIPLSVLGLLALSSACYIQNCPRGGKRSLPESGLRQCMSCGPRDKGRCFGPSICCGEGLGCLLGSPETAHCVEENYLLTPCQVGGRPCGSEGGRCAASGLCCNSESCAVDSDCLGEIEASDQTDSSAGSSPAELLLRLLHVATRGQTEY, from the exons ATGGTTCCTTCTCTGCGTTCATCACCCAATCAGCTGGCAGTGTTCAAGAAGGACAATGCTCCCTGTCACACAGCAAAACAGGTGAAGCAGTTCCTTGAAACTGAAAACCTTGAAATAATGAAATGGCCTGCCCAGAGTCCTGATCTAAACCCAACAGAGAACCTCTGGAAAGTCCTTGGCGACAAAGTTATGGCCAAGAAACCCACTACAGTCACCAAATTGTGGAAGAGACTGGAAGAAGAGTGGACCAAAATCACACCAGAGCAGTGTGAAAGACTAGTGATGTCCATTGGCCGCAGAT TAAGAGACCAACCGGGACATCGGTCAGACATCCACAACAGGAGTCATCTCATCCAACACCAGCAACGATGCCCACACTCCGTGATC CCCCTGTCCGTCCTGGGACTCCTGGCGCTCTCCTCTGCTTGTTACATCCAGAACTGCCCCCGAGGAGGGAAACGCTCACTGCCGGAAAGTGGGCTCAGACAG TGCATGTCGTGTGGCCCCAGAGACAAGGGCCGCTGCTTCGGCCCCAGTATCTGCTGTGGAGAGGGTCTGGGCTGCTTGCTGGGCTCCCCAGAAACAGCTCACTGTGTGGAGGAGAACTACCTGCTCACCCCCTGCCAGGTGGGAGGGAGACCCTGTGGATCTGAAGGTGGACGCTGTGCTGCCTCAGGACTCTGCTGTAACTCAG AGAGCTGTGCGGTGGACTCCGATTGCCTGGGGGAGATCGAGGCCTCAGATCAGACCGACAGCTCTGCAGGGAGCTCGCccgcagagctgctgctgcgaCTGCTGCATGTGGCCACAAGAGGACAGACCGAGTACTGA